In the genome of Pseudomonas sp. LBUM920, one region contains:
- a CDS encoding fe2+ zn2+ uptake regulation protein: MYNSQLPTDGHSPAADANYGSGGAHAFGKAPEQQGNQRIRHLLKCFGLRTSLIRLKVIDALLTAADNQRTLGVRGVHSHLLELGIPLSFLSVREVLKRLCSEGVITLNADKSYSLHEEAAKVLDSRA; this comes from the coding sequence ATGTACAACTCGCAACTGCCCACGGACGGACATTCACCGGCCGCCGACGCCAATTACGGCAGCGGCGGCGCACACGCGTTCGGCAAAGCGCCCGAACAGCAAGGCAACCAGCGTATACGCCATTTGCTCAAGTGCTTCGGTTTGCGCACCAGCCTGATTCGGCTGAAGGTCATCGACGCCCTCCTCACCGCTGCCGACAACCAGCGCACCCTCGGGGTGCGCGGCGTGCACAGCCATTTGCTGGAGCTGGGCATTCCGTTGTCGTTTCTCAGCGTGCGTGAGGTGCTCAAGCGCCTGTGCAGCGAGGGCGTGATCACCCTCAATGCCGATAAAAGCTACAGCCTCCATGAAGAGGCTGCCAAAGTGCTCGATAGTCGCGCCTGA